One region of Limnospira fusiformis SAG 85.79 genomic DNA includes:
- a CDS encoding Uma2 family endonuclease encodes MVTEIKTTAQTPIIYPENDGQPMAENTEQFRWIVTIQGGIDALFKDDPNVFVAGDLLWYPVEGNNKLRVAPDVMVAIGRPKVKRGSYLQWEEDDIAPQVVFEVLSPGNTLTEMAKKLDFYQRYGVEEYYIYDPDKIDICGWIRTENQLTLIDTIKGWISPRLGVRFEMSESGLELYRPDGRKFSTYIELESDRQQAEERAQQETERAQQQAERAQQAEERAQQEAERANRLAERLRELGIDPDTM; translated from the coding sequence ATGGTAACAGAGATTAAAACCACTGCCCAAACCCCAATTATCTACCCCGAAAACGACGGTCAACCTATGGCAGAAAACACCGAACAATTCCGCTGGATTGTCACCATTCAAGGAGGGATTGATGCCCTCTTTAAAGATGACCCTAACGTATTTGTAGCCGGAGATTTACTCTGGTATCCCGTAGAAGGCAACAATAAACTGCGAGTAGCTCCAGATGTGATGGTAGCCATAGGACGACCCAAAGTTAAACGGGGGTCTTATTTGCAATGGGAAGAAGATGATATCGCCCCCCAAGTAGTTTTTGAGGTATTATCTCCCGGTAATACCTTAACCGAAATGGCGAAAAAGCTGGACTTTTATCAGCGTTATGGAGTGGAAGAATACTATATATATGACCCTGATAAAATCGATATCTGTGGTTGGATTCGCACAGAGAATCAACTGACATTAATTGACACCATAAAAGGCTGGATTTCTCCCCGGTTAGGGGTGAGATTTGAAATGTCGGAGTCGGGGTTAGAATTGTATCGTCCCGATGGTCGTAAATTCTCGACTTATATTGAGTTAGAGAGCGATCGCCAACAAGCCGAAGAACGCGCCCAACAGGAAACAGAACGCGCCCAACAGCAGGCAGAACGCGCCCAACAAGCGGAAGAACGCGCCCAACAGGAAGCAGAACGCGCTAACCGCCTGGCGGAAAGACTGCGGGAATTAGGTATTGACCCTGATACTATGTAA
- a CDS encoding Uma2 family endonuclease yields MVTEIKITAQTPIIYPESDGQPMAENTEQFRWIVTIQGGIDALFKDDPNVFVAGDLLWYPVEGNNKLRVAPDVMVAIGRPKVKRGSYLQWEEDDIAPQVVFEVLSPGNTLTEMAKKLDFYQRYGVEEYYIYDPDKIDVCGWIRTENQLTLIDTIKGWISPRLGVKFEISESGLELYRPDGRKFSTYIELESDRQKAEERAQQAEERAQQEAEHAQQEAERAQQEAQRAQKAEERAQQQAERAQQQAERAQQEAERAQQEAERANRLAERLRELGIDPDAM; encoded by the coding sequence ATGGTAACCGAGATTAAAATCACTGCCCAAACCCCAATTATCTATCCTGAAAGCGACGGTCAACCTATGGCAGAAAACACCGAACAATTCCGCTGGATTGTCACCATTCAAGGAGGGATTGATGCCCTCTTTAAAGATGACCCTAACGTATTTGTAGCCGGAGATTTACTCTGGTATCCCGTAGAAGGCAACAATAAACTGCGAGTAGCTCCAGATGTGATGGTAGCCATAGGACGACCCAAAGTTAAACGGGGGTCTTATTTACAATGGGAAGAAGATGATATCGCCCCCCAAGTAGTTTTTGAGGTATTATCTCCCGGTAATACCTTAACGGAAATGGCGAAAAAGCTGGACTTTTATCAGCGTTATGGAGTGGAAGAATACTATATATATGACCCCGATAAAATCGATGTCTGTGGTTGGATTCGCACAGAGAATCAACTGACATTAATTGACACCATAAAAGGCTGGATTTCTCCCCGGCTAGGGGTGAAATTTGAAATCTCGGAGTCGGGGTTAGAATTGTATCGTCCCGATGGTCGTAAATTCTCGACTTATATTGAGTTAGAGAGCGATCGCCAAAAAGCAGAAGAACGCGCCCAACAAGCCGAAGAACGCGCCCAACAGGAGGCAGAACACGCCCAACAGGAGGCAGAACGCGCCCAACAGGAGGCACAACGCGCCCAAAAAGCAGAAGAACGCGCTCAACAGCAGGCAGAACGCGCCCAACAGCAGGCAGAACGCGCCCAACAGGAAGCAGAACGCGCCCAACAGGAAGCAGAACGCGCTAACCGCCTGGCGGAAAGACTGCGGGAATTAGGCATTGACCCTGATGCTATGTAA
- a CDS encoding Uma2 family endonuclease produces the protein MVTEIKTTAQTPIIYPENDGQPMAENTEQFRWIVTIQGGIDALFKDDPNVFVAGDLLWYPVEGNNKLRVAPDVMVAIGRPKVKRGSYLQWEEDDIAPQVVFEVLSPGNTLTEMAKKLDFYQRYGVEEYYIYDPDKIDVCGWIRTENQLTLIDTIKGWISPRLGVKFEISESGLELYRPDGRKFSTYIELESDRQKAEERAQQETERAQQQAERAQQAEERAQQEAERAQQEAERANRLAERLRELGIDPDTM, from the coding sequence ATGGTAACAGAGATTAAAACCACTGCCCAAACCCCAATTATCTACCCCGAAAACGACGGTCAACCTATGGCAGAAAATACCGAACAATTCCGCTGGATTGTCACCATTCAAGGAGGGATTGATGCCCTCTTTAAAGATGACCCTAACGTATTTGTAGCCGGAGATTTACTCTGGTATCCCGTAGAAGGCAACAATAAACTGCGAGTAGCTCCAGATGTGATGGTAGCCATAGGACGACCCAAAGTTAAACGGGGGTCTTATTTGCAATGGGAAGAAGATGATATCGCCCCCCAAGTAGTTTTTGAGGTATTATCTCCCGGTAATACCTTAACCGAAATGGCGAAAAAGCTGGACTTTTATCAGCGTTATGGAGTGGAAGAATACTATATATATGACCCTGATAAAATCGATGTCTGTGGTTGGATTCGCACAGAGAATCAACTGACATTAATTGACACCATAAAAGGCTGGATTTCTCCCCGGCTAGGGGTGAAATTTGAAATCTCGGAGTCGGGGTTAGAATTGTATCGTCCCGATGGTCGTAAATTCTCGACTTATATTGAGTTAGAGAGCGATCGCCAAAAAGCAGAAGAACGCGCCCAACAGGAAACAGAACGCGCCCAACAGCAGGCAGAACGCGCCCAACAAGCCGAAGAACGCGCCCAACAGGAAGCAGAACGCGCCCAACAGGAAGCAGAACGCGCTAACCGCCTGGCGGAAAGACTGCGGGAATTAGGTATTGACCCTGATACTATGTAA
- a CDS encoding Uma2 family endonuclease, which yields MVTEIKTTPQTPIIYPESDGQPMAENTEQFRWIVTIQGGIDALFKDDPNVFVAGDLLWYPVEGNNKLRVAPDVMVAIGRPKVKRGSYLQWEEDDIAPQVVFEVLSPGNTLTEMAKKLDFYQRYGVEEYYIYDPDKIDVCGWIRTENQLTLIDTIKGWISPRLGVRFEISESGLELYRPDGRKFSTYIELESDRQQAEERAQQAEERANRLAEKLRELGIDPDAM from the coding sequence ATGGTAACCGAGATTAAAACCACTCCCCAAACGCCAATTATCTATCCTGAAAGCGACGGTCAACCTATGGCAGAAAACACCGAACAATTCCGCTGGATTGTCACCATTCAAGGAGGGATTGATGCCCTCTTTAAAGATGACCCTAACGTATTTGTAGCCGGAGATTTACTCTGGTATCCCGTAGAAGGCAACAATAAACTGCGAGTAGCTCCAGATGTGATGGTAGCCATAGGAAGACCCAAAGTTAAACGGGGGTCTTATTTGCAATGGGAAGAAGATGATATCGCCCCCCAAGTAGTTTTTGAGGTATTATCTCCCGGTAATACCTTAACCGAAATGGCGAAAAAGCTGGACTTTTATCAGCGTTATGGAGTGGAAGAATACTATATATATGACCCCGATAAAATCGATGTCTGTGGTTGGATTCGCACAGAGAATCAACTGACATTAATTGACACCATAAAAGGCTGGATTTCTCCCCGGCTAGGGGTGAGATTTGAAATCTCGGAGTCGGGGTTAGAATTGTATCGTCCCGATGGTCGTAAATTCTCGACTTATATTGAGTTAGAGAGCGATCGCCAACAAGCAGAAGAACGCGCCCAACAAGCGGAAGAACGCGCTAACCGCCTGGCGGAAAAACTACGGGAATTAGGCATTGACCCTGATGCTATGTAA
- a CDS encoding Uma2 family endonuclease, which produces MVTEIKTTPQTPIIYPESDGQPMAENTEQFRWIVTIQGGIDALFKDDPNVFVAGDLLWYPVEGNNKLRVAPDVMVAIGRPKVKRGSYLQWEEDDIAPQVVFEVLSPGNTLTEMAKKLDFYQRYGVEEYYIYDPDKIDVCGWIRTENQLTLIDTIKGWISPRLGVRFEMSESGLELYRPDGRKFSTYIELDNQRQQAEERANRLAERLRELGIDPDAM; this is translated from the coding sequence ATGGTAACCGAGATTAAAACCACTCCCCAAACCCCAATTATCTACCCCGAAAGCGACGGTCAACCTATGGCAGAAAACACCGAACAATTCCGCTGGATTGTCACCATTCAAGGAGGGATTGATGCCCTCTTTAAAGATGACCCTAACGTATTTGTAGCCGGAGATTTACTCTGGTATCCCGTAGAAGGCAACAATAAACTGCGAGTAGCTCCAGATGTGATGGTAGCCATAGGACGACCCAAAGTTAAACGGGGGTCTTATTTGCAATGGGAAGAAGATGATATCGCCCCCCAAGTAGTTTTTGAGGTATTATCTCCCGGTAATACCTTAACCGAAATGGCGAAAAAGCTGGACTTTTATCAGCGTTATGGAGTGGAAGAATACTATATATATGACCCCGATAAAATCGATGTCTGTGGTTGGATTCGCACAGAGAATCAACTGACATTAATTGACACCATAAAAGGCTGGATTTCTCCCCGGCTAGGGGTGAGATTTGAAATGTCGGAGTCGGGGTTAGAATTGTATCGTCCCGATGGTCGTAAATTCTCGACTTATATCGAATTGGACAACCAACGCCAACAAGCCGAAGAACGCGCTAACCGCCTGGCTGAAAGACTGCGAGAATTAGGCATTGACCCTGATGCTATGTAA
- a CDS encoding Uma2 family endonuclease codes for MVTEIKTTPKTPIIYPESDGQPMAENTEQFRWIVTIQGGIDALFKDDPNVFVAGDLLWYPVEGNNKLRVAPDVMVAIGRPKVKRGSYLQWEEDDIAPQVVFEVLSPGNTLTEMAKKLDFYQRYGVEEYYIYDPDKIDVCGWIRTENQLTLIDTIKGWISPRLGVRFEISESGLELYRPDGRKFSTYIELESDRQKAEERAQQAEERAQQEAEHAQQEAEHAQQEAERAQQEAQRAQKAEERAQQQAERAQQQAERAQQEAERAQQEAERAQQEAERANRLAERLRELGIDPDAM; via the coding sequence ATGGTAACAGAGATTAAAACCACTCCCAAAACCCCAATTATCTACCCCGAAAGCGACGGTCAACCTATGGCAGAAAACACCGAACAATTCCGCTGGATTGTCACCATTCAAGGAGGGATTGATGCCCTCTTTAAAGATGACCCTAACGTATTTGTAGCCGGAGATTTACTCTGGTATCCCGTAGAAGGCAACAATAAACTGCGAGTAGCTCCAGATGTGATGGTAGCCATAGGAAGACCCAAAGTTAAACGGGGGTCTTATTTGCAATGGGAAGAAGATGATATCGCCCCCCAAGTAGTTTTTGAGGTATTATCTCCCGGTAATACCTTAACGGAAATGGCGAAAAAGCTGGACTTTTATCAGCGTTATGGAGTGGAAGAATACTATATATATGACCCCGATAAAATCGATGTCTGTGGTTGGATTCGCACAGAGAATCAACTGACATTAATTGACACCATAAAAGGCTGGATTTCTCCCCGGCTAGGGGTGAGATTTGAAATCTCGGAGTCGGGGTTAGAATTGTATCGTCCCGATGGTCGTAAATTCTCGACTTATATTGAGTTAGAGAGCGATCGCCAAAAAGCAGAAGAACGCGCCCAACAAGCCGAAGAACGCGCCCAACAGGAGGCAGAACACGCCCAACAGGAGGCAGAACACGCCCAACAGGAGGCAGAACGCGCCCAACAGGAGGCACAACGCGCCCAAAAAGCAGAAGAACGCGCTCAACAGCAGGCAGAACGCGCCCAACAGCAGGCAGAACGCGCCCAACAGGAAGCAGAACGCGCCCAACAGGAAGCAGAACGCGCCCAACAGGAAGCAGAACGCGCTAACCGCCTGGCGGAAAGACTGCGGGAATTAGGCATTGACCCTGATGCTATGTAA
- a CDS encoding Uma2 family endonuclease → MVTEIKTTPKTPIIYPESDGQPMAENTEQFRWIVTIQGGIDALFKDDPNVFVAGDLLWYPVEGNNKLRVAPDVMVAIGRPKVKRGSYLQWEEDDIAPQVVFEVLSPGNTLTEMAKKLDFYQRYGVEEYYIYDPDKIDVCGWIRTENQLTLIDTIKGWISPRLGVRFEISESGLELYRPDGRKFSTYIELESDRQQAEERAQQEAERAQQQAQRAQQEAERAQQEAQRAQKAEERAQQQAERAQQQAERAQQEAERAQQEAERAQQEAERANRLAEKLRELGIDPDAM, encoded by the coding sequence ATGGTAACAGAGATTAAAACCACTCCCAAAACCCCAATTATCTACCCCGAAAGCGACGGTCAACCTATGGCAGAAAACACCGAACAATTCCGCTGGATTGTCACCATTCAAGGAGGGATTGATGCCCTCTTTAAAGATGACCCTAACGTATTTGTAGCCGGAGATTTACTCTGGTATCCCGTAGAAGGCAACAATAAACTGCGAGTAGCTCCAGATGTGATGGTAGCCATAGGACGACCCAAAGTTAAACGGGGGTCTTATTTGCAATGGGAAGAAGATGATATCGCCCCCCAAGTAGTTTTTGAGGTATTATCTCCCGGTAATACCTTAACGGAAATGGCGAAAAAGCTGGACTTTTATCAGCGTTATGGAGTGGAAGAATACTATATATATGACCCCGATAAAATCGATGTCTGTGGTTGGATTCGCACAGAGAATCAACTGACATTAATTGACACCATAAAAGGCTGGATTTCTCCCCGGCTAGGGGTGAGATTTGAAATCTCGGAGTCGGGGTTAGAATTGTATCGTCCCGATGGTCGTAAATTCTCGACTTATATTGAGTTAGAGAGCGATCGCCAACAAGCAGAAGAACGCGCCCAACAAGAGGCAGAACGCGCCCAACAGCAGGCACAACGCGCCCAACAGGAGGCAGAACGCGCCCAACAGGAGGCACAACGCGCCCAAAAAGCAGAAGAACGCGCTCAACAGCAGGCAGAACGCGCCCAACAGCAGGCAGAACGCGCCCAACAGGAAGCAGAACGCGCCCAACAGGAAGCAGAACGCGCCCAACAGGAAGCAGAACGCGCTAACCGCCTGGCGGAAAAACTACGGGAATTAGGCATTGACCCTGATGCTATGTAA
- a CDS encoding Uma2 family endonuclease, whose protein sequence is MVTEIKTTPKTPIIYPESDGQPMAENTEQFRWIVTIQGGIDALFKDDPNVFVAGDLLWYPVEGNNKLRVAPDVMVAIGRPKVKRGSYLQWEEDDIAPQVVFEVLSPGNTLTEMAKKLDFYQRYGVEEYYIYDPDKIDVCGWIRTENQLTLIDTIKGWISPRLGVRFEMSESGLELYRPDGRKFSTYIELESDRQKAEERAQQAEERAQQEAERANRLAERLRELGIDPDTM, encoded by the coding sequence ATGGTAACCGAGATTAAAACCACTCCCAAAACCCCAATTATCTACCCCGAAAGCGACGGTCAACCTATGGCAGAAAATACCGAACAATTCCGCTGGATTGTCACCATTCAAGGAGGGATTGATGCCCTCTTTAAAGATGACCCTAACGTATTTGTAGCCGGAGATTTACTCTGGTATCCCGTAGAAGGCAACAATAAACTGCGAGTAGCTCCAGATGTGATGGTAGCCATAGGACGACCCAAAGTTAAACGGGGGTCTTATTTACAATGGGAAGAAGATGATATCGCCCCCCAAGTAGTTTTTGAGGTATTATCTCCCGGTAATACCTTAACGGAAATGGCGAAAAAGCTGGACTTTTATCAGCGTTATGGAGTGGAAGAATACTATATATATGACCCTGATAAAATCGATGTCTGTGGCTGGATTCGCACAGAGAATCAACTGACCTTAATTGACACCATAAAAGGCTGGATTTCTCCCCGGTTAGGGGTGAGATTTGAAATGTCGGAGTCGGGGTTAGAATTGTATCGTCCCGATGGTCGTAAATTCTCGACTTATATTGAGTTAGAGAGCGATCGCCAAAAAGCAGAAGAACGCGCCCAACAAGCGGAAGAACGCGCCCAACAGGAAGCAGAACGCGCTAACCGCCTGGCGGAAAGACTGCGGGAATTAGGTATTGACCCTGATACTATGTAA
- a CDS encoding Uma2 family endonuclease: MVTEIKITAQTPIIYPESDGQPMAENTEQFRWIVTIQGGIDALFKDDPNVFVAGDLLWYPVEGNNKLRVAPDVMVAIGRPKVKRGSYLQWEEDDIAPQVVFEVLSPGNTLTEMAKKLDFYQRYGVEEYYIYDPDKIDVCGWIRTENKLTLIDTIKGWISPRLGVRFEISESGLELYRPDGRKFSTYIELESDRQQAEERAQQEAERAQQQAQRAQKAEERAQQEAERAQQEAERAQQEAERAQQEAERAQQEAERANRLAERLRELGIDPDAM, from the coding sequence ATGGTAACCGAGATTAAAATCACTGCCCAAACCCCAATTATCTATCCTGAAAGCGACGGTCAACCTATGGCAGAAAACACCGAACAATTCCGCTGGATTGTCACCATTCAAGGAGGGATTGATGCCCTCTTTAAAGATGACCCTAACGTATTTGTAGCCGGAGATTTACTCTGGTATCCCGTAGAAGGCAACAATAAACTGCGAGTAGCTCCAGATGTGATGGTAGCCATAGGACGACCCAAAGTTAAACGGGGGTCTTATTTACAATGGGAAGAAGATGATATCGCCCCCCAAGTAGTTTTTGAGGTATTATCTCCCGGTAATACCTTAACGGAAATGGCGAAAAAGCTGGACTTTTATCAGCGTTATGGAGTGGAAGAATACTATATATATGACCCCGATAAAATCGATGTCTGTGGTTGGATTCGCACAGAGAATAAACTGACATTAATTGACACCATAAAAGGCTGGATTTCTCCCCGGCTAGGGGTGAGATTTGAAATCTCGGAGTCGGGGTTAGAATTGTATCGTCCCGATGGTCGTAAATTCTCGACTTATATTGAGTTAGAGAGCGATCGCCAACAAGCAGAAGAACGCGCCCAACAAGAGGCAGAACGCGCCCAACAGCAGGCACAACGCGCCCAAAAAGCAGAAGAACGCGCCCAACAGGAGGCAGAACGCGCCCAACAGGAGGCAGAACGCGCCCAACAGGAGGCAGAACGCGCCCAACAGGAAGCAGAACGCGCCCAACAGGAAGCAGAACGCGCTAACCGCCTGGCGGAAAGACTGCGGGAATTAGGCATTGACCCTGATGCTATGTAA
- a CDS encoding Uma2 family endonuclease, translating to MVTEIKTTAQTPIIYPENDGQPMAENTEQFRWIVTIQGGIDALFKDDPNVFVAGDLLWYPVEGNNKLRVAPDVMVAIGRPKVKRGSYLQWEEDDIAPQVVFEVLSPGNTLTEMAKKLDFYQRYGVEEYYIYDPDKIDVCGWIRTENQLTLIDTIKGWISPRLGVRFEISESGLELYRPDGRKFSTYIELESDRQKAEERAQQETERAQQQAERAQQAEERAQQQAERAQQEAERAQQEAERANRLAERLRELGIDPDTM from the coding sequence ATGGTAACAGAGATTAAAACCACTGCCCAAACCCCAATTATCTACCCCGAAAACGACGGTCAACCTATGGCAGAAAATACCGAACAATTCCGCTGGATTGTCACCATTCAAGGAGGGATTGATGCCCTCTTTAAAGATGACCCTAACGTATTTGTAGCCGGAGATTTACTCTGGTATCCCGTAGAAGGCAACAATAAACTGCGAGTAGCTCCAGATGTGATGGTAGCCATAGGACGACCCAAAGTTAAACGGGGGTCTTATTTGCAATGGGAAGAAGATGATATCGCCCCCCAAGTAGTTTTTGAGGTATTATCTCCCGGTAATACCTTAACCGAAATGGCGAAAAAGCTGGACTTTTATCAGCGTTATGGAGTGGAAGAATACTATATATATGACCCCGATAAAATCGATGTCTGTGGTTGGATTCGCACAGAGAATCAACTGACATTAATTGACACCATAAAAGGCTGGATTTCTCCCCGGTTAGGGGTGAGATTTGAAATCTCGGAGTCGGGGTTAGAATTGTATCGTCCCGATGGTCGTAAATTCTCGACTTATATTGAGTTAGAGAGCGATCGCCAAAAAGCAGAAGAACGCGCCCAACAGGAAACAGAACGCGCCCAACAGCAGGCAGAACGCGCCCAACAAGCCGAAGAACGCGCCCAACAGCAGGCAGAACGCGCCCAACAGGAAGCAGAACGCGCCCAACAGGAAGCAGAACGCGCTAACCGCCTGGCGGAAAGACTGCGGGAATTAGGTATTGACCCTGATACTATGTAA